A stretch of DNA from Desulfobulbaceae bacterium:
CAGTTGCCAAGGATTTGCTGAAATGCTAGACTTCTTTATTGACGCTGTGCTCTCGTGGCGTCGTACCATAGATTATAGGGGCGCTAATGACCGTTTTGAAACAACACCGGATCCTCATTGTTGACGATGAAGAGCCAATTCGTGGTTTGATAGAGAATATCGCCAGTCGTGAGGGCTTTGAGTGCGTTACTGCCGGGAGCGTTGACGAGGCATTGTCGATACTGGCAAAGGAACGGTTTTCGTTGCTTATCTCTGACATCAATATGCCGGGCAAGACGGGACTCGATCTGCTCTTGGGCGTCAATCGTAT
This window harbors:
- a CDS encoding response regulator; this translates as MTVLKQHRILIVDDEEPIRGLIENIASREGFECVTAGSVDEALSILAKERFSLLISDINMPGKTGLDLLLGVNR